One genomic window of uncultured delta proteobacterium includes the following:
- a CDS encoding Amidohydrolase, translating into MTYLSRAMELDGAVTAHRRWLHTHAELPFEEKETTAYIIKALEGMGIEVISFPDYYGAIGVIHGNKPGKTLMLRADIDALPMEEHSGESFAATNGCMHACGHDAHTAMLLGAAQMLAERKDELAGTVKLLFQSAEEGFTGARYYADKGYLDGVAAIFGMHVWGTLEAPLLNIQDGPRMASCDNFTITIRGHGAHGSTPHLAKDPIVAASSIIMNLQTFASRNYDPLYPLVVTVGTVKSGSQFNIIPEIAVMEGTIRTLSRELKPTIVPGIRRIIENTAQALGCTAEMTVEEIDTPIVNADIHMNDIAREAAVKLFGKDVLVPMAESMGADDFSYLQERVPGLYVFLGCLNESKGIVHPNHSDKFRIDEDILHRGAALYAQFAHDFLADGASNGGKA; encoded by the coding sequence ATGACATACCTTTCACGAGCCATGGAGCTTGACGGCGCGGTCACCGCCCACCGCCGGTGGCTGCACACGCATGCCGAGCTGCCCTTTGAGGAAAAGGAAACCACCGCCTACATCATCAAGGCGCTGGAAGGGATGGGGATCGAGGTCATCTCCTTTCCGGATTATTACGGCGCCATCGGCGTCATACACGGGAACAAGCCGGGCAAGACCCTCATGCTGCGCGCGGACATTGACGCCCTGCCCATGGAAGAGCACAGCGGGGAGAGCTTTGCCGCCACCAACGGGTGCATGCACGCCTGCGGGCATGACGCGCACACCGCCATGCTCCTGGGCGCGGCCCAGATGCTGGCCGAGCGGAAAGACGAGCTCGCCGGCACCGTCAAGCTGCTCTTCCAGTCGGCGGAAGAAGGGTTTACCGGCGCGCGGTATTACGCGGACAAGGGATACCTCGACGGCGTTGCCGCCATTTTCGGCATGCACGTCTGGGGCACGCTAGAGGCCCCGCTGCTCAATATCCAGGACGGGCCGCGCATGGCCTCCTGCGACAATTTCACTATCACCATACGCGGGCACGGGGCGCACGGCTCCACCCCGCATCTGGCCAAAGACCCCATTGTGGCGGCCAGTTCGATCATCATGAATCTGCAGACCTTCGCCAGCCGGAACTACGACCCGCTCTACCCCCTGGTCGTCACGGTGGGCACCGTCAAAAGCGGCTCGCAGTTCAACATCATCCCGGAAATCGCCGTCATGGAAGGCACGATCCGCACCCTGTCGCGCGAGCTTAAGCCCACCATCGTGCCCGGCATACGCCGGATTATCGAAAACACGGCCCAGGCTCTGGGCTGCACGGCGGAAATGACCGTTGAGGAGATCGACACGCCCATCGTCAACGCGGATATCCACATGAACGACATCGCCCGCGAGGCGGCCGTCAAACTGTTCGGCAAGGACGTCCTCGTGCCCATGGCCGAGAGCATGGGCGCGGACGATTTCTCCTACCTCCAGGAACGGGTGCCGGGCCTCTACGTTTTTCTCGGCTGCCTGAACGAGAGCAAGGGGATCGTCCACCCCAACCATTCGGACAAGTTCCGGATCGATGAGGATATCCTCCACCGGGGCGCGGCGCTGTACGCCCAGTTCGCCCACGATTTCCTGGCGGACGGCGCGTCAAACGGGGGGAAGGCATGA
- a CDS encoding Peptidase, M20D family has translation MMDIKTLAKEQEAYIIGQRRHFHMYPELSKQEVQTTKHIVAELQKMGIEVQTFDNCLGCVGVIRGSRPGKTVMLRADIDALPISEPQNKPYASKNPGVMHACGHDCHMAMLLGAAKILSAHRDELNGTVKLLFQWAEETGDNAVIYVENGALDDVDAVFGMHVWLAMDAGFANFQDGERMASSDRFSITVKGRSAHAAAPHDGKDAIVAASAVVMALQSLVTRMNDPLNSLVLSMGAMNGGQKLNIIADTVELVGTVRTFNRAFRAAMPAKVEQMARDVAAGYGCTVECTYEFYPAPVINEHPELTRLAQGAAVAMLGEKSLVPLQKMMGADDFSGLMRKAPGVYGYIGARNAAKGLTATHHNPAFDIDEDILHSGAGIYARFAVDFLKG, from the coding sequence ATGATGGACATCAAAACCCTGGCCAAAGAGCAGGAAGCCTACATCATCGGGCAGCGGCGCCATTTCCACATGTATCCCGAACTGAGCAAGCAGGAAGTGCAAACCACGAAACATATCGTGGCCGAGCTGCAAAAAATGGGGATCGAGGTGCAGACCTTCGACAACTGCCTGGGCTGCGTCGGCGTCATTCGCGGCAGCCGCCCCGGCAAAACCGTGATGCTGCGCGCGGACATCGACGCCCTGCCCATCAGCGAGCCGCAGAACAAACCCTACGCCTCGAAAAATCCCGGCGTCATGCACGCCTGCGGCCACGACTGCCACATGGCCATGCTCCTGGGCGCGGCGAAAATCCTTTCCGCCCACAGGGACGAACTTAACGGCACCGTCAAGCTGCTGTTCCAGTGGGCCGAGGAAACGGGCGACAACGCCGTCATCTACGTGGAAAACGGCGCGCTCGACGACGTGGACGCGGTGTTCGGCATGCACGTCTGGCTGGCCATGGATGCGGGCTTCGCCAACTTCCAGGACGGCGAGCGCATGGCCTCCAGCGACCGCTTTTCCATCACCGTCAAGGGCCGCTCCGCGCACGCGGCCGCCCCGCATGACGGCAAAGACGCCATCGTGGCGGCCTCCGCCGTGGTCATGGCCCTGCAATCCCTCGTCACCCGCATGAACGACCCGCTCAACTCCCTGGTCCTGTCCATGGGCGCGATGAACGGCGGGCAGAAGCTCAACATCATCGCGGACACCGTGGAACTGGTCGGCACCGTGCGGACCTTCAACCGCGCGTTCCGCGCGGCCATGCCCGCCAAGGTCGAACAGATGGCCAGGGACGTGGCCGCCGGGTACGGCTGCACCGTGGAGTGCACGTACGAGTTCTACCCCGCGCCGGTCATCAACGAGCACCCGGAGCTGACCCGCCTTGCCCAAGGCGCGGCCGTTGCCATGCTGGGGGAAAAATCCCTGGTGCCGCTCCAAAAAATGATGGGAGCCGATGATTTCTCCGGGCTCATGCGCAAGGCTCCCGGCGTGTACGGCTACATCGGGGCGCGCAACGCAGCCAAAGGGCTGACCGCCACACACCACAACCCGGCCTTCGACATCGACGAGGATATCCTGCATTCCGGCGCGGGCATTTACGCCCGGTTCGCCGTGGATTTTCTGAAAGGGTGA
- a CDS encoding conserved hypothetical protein (Evidence 4 : Homologs of previously reported genes of unknown function), with translation MDKPNLLINEISPYLLQHAHNPVDWFPWGEEAFTKARSEDKPVFLSIGYSTCHWCHVMEKESFEDPEVAAALNAGFVCIKVDREERPDIDAVYMAVCHALNGSGGWPLTVFLTPGKTAFFAGTYFPKEPRYGQRGLLELLGMISRAWKEDKNGLLAAGKQIAALFSDEKAAGPHALSRAAAEEAENQLERRYDARWGGFDSAPKFPAAHNILFLLRCHLLGIGRKPLAMAEHALRAMYQGGIFDHIGGGFSRYSTDEKWLAPHFEKMLYDNALLAMAYTEAFQITANPLYRGIAEKIFAYARREMTSPEGGFYSAQDADSEGEEGKYYTVTPDEIRRVLGEKDGRAFCEGYDVTGPGNFEGKSIPNLIGRAAALPDDATEVMLEKLYAYRLARYPLHKDDKTLTAWTALMAAAYAKAYRVFGKETYLHAAENALSFIARHLTGEGGRLRVSFRNGRAKGDGLLDDYAFLAWACLELYESTFRLDCLERARDLMSRALEAFSSPSGGLYLSPRDGERLLFSPKEYYDGAMPSGNSVAAWCLARLAALTGEESWRTAAERQLAGFGEWFEDRPSAVTFALTALLQVVYPAQELVCVLADEKEKAPLALALGGFAHPQTAVLVKAAQDEEGIGRIAPFAAAYPVPRRGAVYYLCQNRRCDAPTGDFETVRRKLLGESGPAGS, from the coding sequence ACCTTCTGATCAATGAAATATCCCCCTACCTGCTGCAACACGCCCACAATCCCGTCGATTGGTTCCCGTGGGGAGAAGAGGCGTTTACGAAAGCCCGATCCGAGGACAAGCCCGTTTTCCTCTCCATCGGCTACAGCACCTGCCACTGGTGCCATGTGATGGAAAAGGAATCCTTTGAGGACCCCGAGGTTGCCGCCGCGCTGAATGCGGGTTTCGTCTGCATCAAGGTGGACCGGGAAGAGCGGCCGGATATCGACGCGGTGTACATGGCGGTGTGCCATGCGCTGAACGGCAGCGGGGGCTGGCCGCTGACCGTTTTTCTGACGCCCGGGAAAACGGCGTTCTTCGCGGGCACCTATTTTCCCAAAGAGCCGCGATACGGCCAGCGCGGGCTGCTGGAACTGCTGGGCATGATTTCCCGAGCCTGGAAAGAGGACAAAAACGGCCTGCTGGCCGCCGGAAAGCAGATAGCGGCCCTCTTTTCGGACGAAAAAGCGGCAGGCCCCCACGCGTTGAGCCGGGCCGCGGCCGAAGAAGCGGAAAATCAGCTTGAACGGCGGTACGACGCCCGCTGGGGGGGATTCGACAGCGCGCCCAAATTTCCCGCTGCCCACAACATTTTGTTTTTACTGCGCTGCCACCTGCTGGGCATAGGCCGCAAGCCGCTGGCCATGGCGGAACACGCCCTGCGGGCCATGTACCAGGGGGGCATTTTCGACCATATCGGCGGCGGGTTTTCCCGCTACTCCACCGACGAAAAGTGGCTTGCCCCCCATTTTGAGAAAATGCTTTACGATAACGCCCTGCTGGCCATGGCATACACCGAGGCTTTCCAAATCACCGCCAATCCGCTGTACCGGGGGATTGCGGAAAAAATTTTCGCGTATGCCCGCCGCGAAATGACGTCCCCGGAAGGAGGGTTTTATTCCGCCCAAGACGCCGACAGCGAAGGAGAGGAGGGGAAATATTACACCGTCACGCCGGACGAGATCCGGCGGGTTTTGGGAGAAAAGGACGGGCGCGCCTTTTGCGAAGGGTATGACGTCACCGGGCCGGGCAACTTTGAAGGAAAAAGCATCCCGAATCTTATCGGGCGGGCAGCCGCTCTGCCGGACGATGCTACGGAAGTGATGCTTGAAAAACTGTACGCCTACAGGCTGGCGCGGTATCCCCTGCACAAGGACGACAAAACCCTGACCGCCTGGACCGCCCTGATGGCGGCCGCATACGCCAAAGCCTACCGGGTCTTTGGCAAGGAAACATACCTGCACGCGGCTGAAAACGCGCTTTCCTTTATCGCCCGGCATCTGACCGGGGAGGGCGGGCGTCTGCGCGTCAGTTTCCGGAACGGCCGGGCAAAAGGAGACGGCCTGCTGGACGATTACGCCTTCCTGGCCTGGGCCTGCCTGGAATTGTACGAGAGCACCTTCCGGCTGGACTGCCTGGAGCGGGCCCGCGACCTCATGAGCAGGGCGCTTGAGGCCTTTTCCAGCCCTTCCGGCGGGCTGTACCTCTCGCCCAGGGACGGGGAGCGGCTGCTCTTTTCCCCGAAAGAATATTACGACGGCGCCATGCCCTCCGGCAATTCCGTGGCCGCCTGGTGCCTGGCCCGCCTGGCCGCCTTGACGGGGGAAGAATCCTGGCGGACGGCCGCCGAACGGCAGCTGGCCGGTTTCGGCGAATGGTTTGAGGACCGGCCCTCGGCCGTCACCTTTGCCCTGACCGCGCTGCTGCAAGTGGTTTACCCCGCGCAGGAGCTGGTCTGCGTTCTGGCGGATGAAAAGGAAAAAGCCCCCCTGGCGCTCGCGCTTGGCGGCTTCGCCCATCCGCAGACGGCGGTGCTGGTCAAGGCGGCCCAGGATGAGGAAGGCATCGGGCGCATCGCTCCTTTTGCGGCCGCTTACCCTGTTCCCCGGCGCGGCGCGGTCTACTACCTTTGCCAAAACCGCCGGTGCGACGCACCCACCGGCGACTTTGAAACGGTACGGCGGAAACTGCTCGGGGAGAGCGGCCCTGCGGGATCATAA